A single window of Cellulomonas sp. NTE-D12 DNA harbors:
- a CDS encoding recombinase family protein, which yields MTTVGYVWVGPLEHNADYQRALLRERGAERLFEDVSAHTSTQMREHLTDALDELHAGDTLLVWRLDRLGATTSAVVSLLDLLGRRQVGVVSVADKLDTTGPDGAALLRFVAAFTDLDRRLHRERTIVGVYAARSRGRVGGRPRALSSTNVERVLMLRDQGATVREIAESLGTSRATVYRVIQDADRGAAEVQEDDPAPAPARRRARTLRLPSIEHDPGSLPATD from the coding sequence ATGACCACCGTCGGCTACGTCTGGGTGGGCCCGCTGGAGCACAACGCCGACTACCAGCGGGCGCTGCTGCGCGAGCGCGGGGCGGAGCGGCTGTTCGAGGACGTCAGCGCCCACACGTCCACCCAGATGCGCGAGCACCTGACCGATGCGCTCGACGAGCTGCACGCCGGGGACACCCTGCTGGTCTGGCGTCTCGACCGGCTCGGCGCGACCACCTCCGCCGTCGTCTCCCTGCTCGACCTGCTCGGCCGACGACAGGTCGGCGTGGTCAGCGTCGCCGACAAGCTCGACACCACGGGTCCCGACGGCGCCGCGCTGCTGCGGTTCGTCGCGGCGTTCACGGACCTCGACCGCCGGCTGCACCGCGAGCGCACCATCGTCGGCGTCTACGCCGCACGCTCCCGCGGCCGGGTGGGCGGTCGACCGCGGGCGCTGTCCTCGACCAACGTCGAGCGCGTGCTGATGCTGCGGGACCAGGGCGCGACGGTGCGGGAGATCGCCGAGTCGCTCGGCACCTCGCGCGCCACCGTGTACCGGGTGATCCAGGACGCCGACCGCGGCGCCGCCGAGGTGCAGGAGGACGACCCTGCGCCGGCGCCGGCCCGGCGCCGCGCCCGGACGCTGCGGCTGCCGTCGATCGAGCACGACCCCGGCTCGCTGCCGGCCACCGACTGA
- a CDS encoding LamG-like jellyroll fold domain-containing protein: protein MAAVLTLTLPAATADAATGTTTASASTTVASTAAWTKGTPPLSTPWTADVSPTNALPDYPRPQLARPSAAAPEWANLNGLWQYQPWDGFSPLPFGTDLAKQILVPYPIESALSGIQSHSDYMVYRRTVTVPDPWKHGDRRIHLNFGAVDYEATVYVNGREVAHHTGGYTAFTADITDALVAKGPQEILVAVHAPANSENIPVGKQSLTPGGIFYTASSGIWQTVWMEPVSTTSISALTATPTSDLTGFDVSATTLGDAADARLRVAAFADGQQVGSAEGAVGQPLHVTVDHPHLWTPDDPFLYTFTATLTGAGRADQVESYAGLRTIAVANVNGKQRITLNGKQQYLLATLDQGFWPDGIYTAPTDAALKSDIQRTKDLGFNTIRKHIKVEPARWYYWADRLGMMVWQDAPSMPAGSTPRLSTADKATFRSQVSDIVTQLRGETSVIGWIPFNEGWGQWSIQAAADLTTQITSLDATRLVDSRSGSNCCDMAGDPGSGNIIDWHQYQGPALPSPDANRAAIDGEHGGLTLPVPGHSWPGADVNPYGAVKDSAALTQGYVDNTTVLKDYAPWGLSGSVYTQITDVEGEQNGFWTYDRQVLKVDPAPVRASNLATIAAGSSSSAPQPPAGTPGLNGIGHWPLDDGSGTTATDVSGSHPLTVVNGAWSADGLTFTGNGYAHSSGPVIATQGTDYAVSAWVKLAASGGGFQTVVSEDGVTNSAFFLQYSGADHLWAFSFAGTRALATAVGTPVVGRWYHLVGVRDVAASTLTLYVDGQQAGVAHVLGSVDAGTGDFTVGRGRYGGNPVDYLTGTVDDVRAYDRALSSDEVAQLFAAGRV, encoded by the coding sequence TTGGCCGCAGTCTTGACCCTCACGCTCCCGGCCGCGACCGCAGACGCCGCGACCGGCACCACCACCGCATCCGCCTCCACGACCGTCGCCTCGACCGCGGCGTGGACCAAGGGGACGCCACCGCTGAGCACGCCGTGGACGGCCGACGTCTCGCCGACCAACGCGCTGCCCGACTACCCGCGTCCGCAGCTCGCCCGGCCGAGCGCCGCAGCTCCCGAGTGGGCCAACCTCAACGGCCTGTGGCAGTACCAGCCGTGGGACGGGTTCAGCCCGCTGCCCTTCGGCACCGACCTGGCCAAGCAGATCCTGGTGCCGTACCCGATCGAGTCCGCCCTGTCCGGCATCCAGTCGCACTCGGACTACATGGTGTACCGCCGGACCGTCACCGTCCCCGACCCGTGGAAGCACGGTGACCGGCGCATCCACCTGAACTTCGGTGCCGTCGACTACGAGGCGACGGTGTACGTGAACGGGCGCGAGGTGGCCCACCACACCGGCGGGTACACCGCCTTCACCGCGGACATCACCGACGCGCTGGTCGCCAAGGGGCCGCAGGAGATCCTGGTGGCGGTGCACGCGCCGGCGAACAGCGAGAACATCCCGGTGGGCAAGCAGAGCCTGACGCCGGGCGGCATCTTCTACACCGCGTCGTCGGGCATCTGGCAGACGGTGTGGATGGAGCCCGTCTCGACGACGAGCATCTCCGCCCTGACCGCCACGCCGACCTCGGACCTGACGGGCTTCGACGTCAGCGCCACGACCCTCGGCGACGCGGCCGACGCCCGGCTGAGGGTCGCGGCCTTCGCCGACGGCCAGCAGGTCGGCAGCGCCGAGGGCGCGGTCGGTCAGCCGCTCCACGTGACGGTGGACCACCCGCACCTGTGGACGCCCGACGACCCGTTCCTCTACACGTTCACCGCCACCCTGACCGGCGCCGGACGTGCGGACCAGGTGGAGAGCTACGCCGGCCTGCGGACCATCGCCGTCGCGAACGTCAACGGCAAGCAGCGCATCACCCTCAACGGCAAGCAGCAGTACCTGCTGGCCACCCTCGACCAGGGCTTCTGGCCGGACGGCATCTACACCGCACCGACGGACGCGGCGCTGAAGTCCGACATCCAGCGCACCAAGGACCTGGGCTTCAACACCATCCGCAAGCACATCAAGGTGGAGCCGGCCCGCTGGTACTACTGGGCCGACCGCCTCGGGATGATGGTGTGGCAGGACGCGCCGTCGATGCCGGCCGGCAGCACGCCGCGGCTGAGCACCGCCGACAAGGCGACGTTCCGCTCGCAGGTGTCCGACATCGTCACGCAGCTGCGCGGCGAGACCTCGGTGATCGGGTGGATCCCGTTCAACGAGGGCTGGGGGCAGTGGAGCATCCAGGCGGCTGCCGACCTGACCACGCAGATCACGTCCCTCGACGCGACCCGTCTGGTCGACTCCCGCAGCGGCTCCAACTGCTGCGACATGGCCGGTGACCCCGGCAGCGGCAACATCATCGACTGGCACCAGTACCAGGGCCCGGCCCTGCCGTCGCCCGACGCCAACCGTGCGGCGATCGACGGTGAGCACGGCGGGCTCACGCTGCCTGTCCCGGGTCACTCCTGGCCCGGTGCCGACGTCAACCCGTACGGGGCCGTCAAGGACTCGGCCGCCCTCACCCAGGGCTACGTCGACAACACCACGGTGCTCAAGGACTACGCGCCGTGGGGCCTGTCGGGCAGCGTGTACACGCAGATCACCGACGTCGAGGGCGAGCAGAACGGGTTCTGGACCTACGACCGCCAGGTGCTGAAGGTCGACCCCGCCCCGGTGCGCGCGAGCAACCTGGCGACCATCGCCGCGGGCTCGTCGTCGTCGGCACCCCAGCCGCCGGCCGGGACCCCGGGGCTCAACGGCATCGGCCACTGGCCGCTCGACGACGGCAGCGGCACCACCGCCACCGACGTCTCCGGCAGCCACCCGCTCACGGTGGTCAACGGCGCCTGGAGCGCCGACGGCCTGACGTTCACCGGCAACGGGTACGCGCACAGCAGCGGCCCGGTGATCGCGACCCAGGGCACCGACTACGCGGTGTCCGCCTGGGTCAAGCTCGCGGCCTCTGGCGGCGGGTTCCAGACGGTGGTCAGCGAGGACGGCGTCACCAACAGCGCCTTCTTCCTGCAGTACTCCGGCGCGGACCACCTGTGGGCGTTCTCGTTCGCCGGGACCCGCGCGCTGGCGACCGCGGTGGGCACCCCCGTCGTCGGGCGCTGGTACCACCTGGTCGGCGTCCGGGACGTCGCGGCGTCGACCCTGACGCTGTACGTCGACGGTCAGCAGGCCGGCGTGGCGCACGTGCTCGGCTCGGTCGACGCCGGGACGGGCGACTTCACCGTCGGTCGCGGGCGGTACGGCGGCAACCCCGTCGACTACCTGACCGGCACCGTCGACGACGTGCGGGCCTACGACCGGGCGTTGTCGTCCGACGAGGTCGCGCAGCTGTTCGCCGCGGGTCGCGTCTGA
- a CDS encoding thioredoxin domain-containing protein, producing MPSNEPRVTKAQRRDDARAKALQMRQEQQRKERRNRMLAIGGLVLAVVVLIGVVATVLINNKAAKDAYGKVAYGGTDTKVTAPTLDSVTKPKAADANGGIPVSKAGVGKAGANDTTLTIYFDLQCPACQQFDSVNSADLDTLAKEDGVTVVFQPLNFLDRSSLGTYYSTRAANALMIVADQDPTHFMPLITAFYKGQPAENTPGLTDAKIADIAKSVGVPDSVTAHFTDTVSGTYKSGDTTKNGTWRTYAPFLAAATQHADDALGGISTPAVFIDGKQVGKQGDQDAGFYFTPGQLLGRVNAAKAAKG from the coding sequence ATGCCCAGCAACGAACCCCGCGTCACCAAGGCCCAGCGCCGTGACGACGCCCGCGCCAAGGCGCTGCAGATGCGCCAGGAGCAGCAGCGCAAGGAGCGCCGCAACCGCATGCTCGCCATCGGCGGGCTGGTCCTCGCCGTCGTCGTGCTGATCGGCGTCGTCGCCACCGTGCTGATCAACAACAAGGCCGCCAAGGACGCCTACGGCAAGGTCGCCTACGGCGGCACGGACACCAAGGTGACGGCGCCGACCCTCGACTCCGTCACCAAGCCGAAGGCGGCCGACGCCAACGGCGGCATCCCGGTGAGCAAGGCCGGCGTCGGCAAGGCCGGCGCGAACGACACCACGCTGACCATCTACTTCGACCTGCAGTGCCCCGCCTGCCAGCAGTTCGACTCGGTGAACTCCGCCGACCTCGACACGCTGGCCAAGGAGGACGGCGTCACGGTGGTGTTCCAGCCGCTGAACTTCCTCGACCGCAGCTCGCTCGGCACCTACTACTCGACCCGCGCCGCGAACGCGCTGATGATCGTCGCGGACCAGGACCCGACCCACTTCATGCCGCTGATCACCGCGTTCTACAAGGGCCAGCCGGCGGAGAACACCCCCGGCCTGACGGACGCGAAGATCGCGGACATCGCCAAGAGCGTCGGGGTGCCGGACAGCGTGACCGCACACTTCACGGACACCGTCTCGGGTACCTACAAGTCGGGTGACACGACCAAGAACGGCACCTGGCGCACCTACGCCCCGTTCCTCGCGGCGGCCACCCAGCACGCCGACGACGCCCTGGGCGGCATCTCCACCCCGGCGGTCTTCATCGACGGCAAGCAGGTGGGCAAGCAGGGTGACCAGGACGCCGGCTTCTACTTCACCCCCGGCCAGCTGCTGGGCAGGGTGAACGCCGCCAAGGCCGCCAAGGGCTGA
- a CDS encoding serine/threonine-protein kinase, whose protein sequence is MERIGLAPGSEIGGYTVVSPLGAGGMGTVYRAVDGGGSPVALKLLHPHVGADAAARARLMREVAALQRLRHPAVAAVLDAEVDSTEAFLVTELVDGQDLAARVHARGPLGPDELADLAAGLCDALAAVHAAGVVHRDLKPSNVLLTDHGPVLIDFGIAQDAGDEHLTSTGLVMGTPGYLAPELLSGAEPSPGSDLWGWAAVLAFAATGRPPFGSGAVDVVLARARTGSADLADLGPVTAGALRRALDPDPQRRLAADDVVSALRTAAADGDPVDGTATRVLSGADAAGTVAVPARVGAAGAAAGTTVALAGRSAANDGRTRAFAPGGPDDGDDIRLDDGAEPDDDEPDDELDEPYDDGTDPRHPWRVRPVDVDEAVEWIEEDLDESAGPDQEGSGYVRPHARRRWGSVAALGLLVAAAGASWPGRTLIVVGALVLLVRAFGSTVEAMHGRREKHGVRASDRLVAAVSSPWHLLRAVLGLVPSVLVAASVMVIGLGIGWWLVGTGRWTVGTSQQGGPLQGPTASVLVGLVVLAGVVLLWFGPLSAMTRLGARRVLWVITPNWLGALVLVLLALGVTAMLLVRVLDGGAIVWSPLPTPTLPSA, encoded by the coding sequence ATGGAGCGGATCGGTCTGGCGCCGGGGTCGGAGATCGGTGGCTACACCGTCGTCTCCCCGCTCGGTGCGGGGGGCATGGGGACCGTCTACCGGGCGGTGGACGGCGGTGGCTCTCCGGTGGCGCTCAAGCTGCTGCACCCGCACGTCGGCGCCGACGCGGCCGCCCGCGCGCGGCTGATGCGCGAGGTCGCGGCGCTGCAACGGCTGCGGCACCCGGCCGTCGCCGCGGTGCTCGACGCGGAGGTCGACTCCACCGAGGCGTTCCTGGTCACCGAGCTGGTGGACGGGCAGGACCTGGCCGCCCGCGTGCACGCCCGCGGACCCCTCGGACCCGACGAGCTCGCGGACCTCGCCGCCGGCCTGTGCGACGCGCTCGCGGCCGTGCACGCCGCCGGCGTGGTGCACCGCGACCTGAAGCCGTCCAACGTGCTGCTCACCGACCACGGCCCCGTGCTGATCGACTTCGGCATCGCGCAGGACGCGGGGGACGAGCACTTGACCTCCACCGGCCTGGTGATGGGTACGCCGGGCTACCTCGCACCCGAGCTGCTGTCGGGGGCCGAGCCGAGCCCGGGCAGCGACCTGTGGGGCTGGGCTGCGGTGCTGGCGTTCGCCGCCACGGGCCGGCCGCCGTTCGGCAGCGGGGCGGTGGACGTGGTCCTCGCGCGGGCGCGCACCGGCTCGGCGGACCTGGCGGACCTCGGACCGGTGACGGCCGGGGCGCTGCGCAGGGCGCTGGACCCCGACCCGCAGAGGCGCCTCGCGGCGGACGACGTGGTCTCGGCGCTGCGGACGGCCGCGGCCGACGGCGACCCGGTGGACGGCACGGCGACCCGCGTGCTGAGCGGGGCGGACGCGGCCGGCACGGTCGCCGTGCCGGCGCGGGTGGGCGCCGCGGGCGCGGCGGCCGGTACCACCGTGGCGCTCGCGGGTCGGAGTGCCGCGAACGACGGTCGCACGCGCGCCTTCGCGCCCGGTGGCCCGGACGACGGCGACGACATCCGGTTGGACGACGGCGCCGAGCCTGACGACGACGAGCCCGACGACGAGCTCGACGAGCCGTACGACGACGGCACGGACCCCCGGCACCCGTGGCGGGTGCGCCCGGTGGACGTCGACGAGGCGGTCGAGTGGATCGAGGAGGACCTCGACGAGTCGGCCGGTCCTGACCAGGAGGGGTCCGGCTACGTCCGGCCGCACGCGCGGCGCCGATGGGGCTCGGTGGCGGCCCTCGGGCTGCTGGTCGCGGCTGCGGGTGCCTCGTGGCCGGGGCGCACGCTGATCGTCGTCGGTGCGCTGGTGCTGCTGGTCCGGGCGTTCGGCTCCACGGTCGAGGCGATGCACGGGCGGCGCGAGAAGCACGGCGTCCGGGCGTCCGACCGTCTGGTCGCGGCGGTCTCCAGCCCGTGGCACTTGCTGCGCGCGGTGCTCGGCCTGGTGCCGAGCGTGCTGGTGGCCGCGAGCGTGATGGTGATCGGCCTGGGGATCGGCTGGTGGCTGGTCGGCACCGGGCGCTGGACCGTCGGCACCAGCCAGCAGGGCGGCCCGCTGCAGGGACCGACCGCCTCGGTGCTGGTGGGCCTCGTCGTGCTCGCGGGCGTGGTGCTGCTGTGGTTCGGGCCGCTCTCGGCGATGACGCGGCTCGGTGCGCGGCGGGTGCTGTGGGTGATCACCCCCAACTGGCTCGGTGCGCTGGTGCTGGTGCTGCTGGCCCTCGGCGTGACGGCGATGCTGCTGGTGCGGGTGCTGGACGGCGGTGCCATCGTCTGGTCGCCGCTGCCGACCCCCACGCTGCCGAGCGCCTGA
- a CDS encoding trehalose-6-phosphate synthase, translating to MPAGAHELVVVANRLPVDISLDDEGRMSWTRAPGGLVTALSPVMRRSRGAWVGWGGSPDLEVDPFDADGLHLVPVPLTACDVEGFYEGFANDTLWPLYHDVITPPTYHRQWWDAYRRVNDRYARAAAEQVAHGGTVWVHDYQLQLVPARLRELRPDVRIGFFCHIPFPPLELFAQLPWRRQVVDGLLGADLLGFQRPGDAGNFVRAVRRLTDLTTHGLLITAGDREVRAGSFPISIDSHAFDELARTPAVAARAREIRSELGDPEVVLLGVDRLDYTKGIRHRLKAYGELLADGRLSPAETTLVQVASPSRENVGAYMQLRDEVELLVGRINGDFGQVGHTPVQYLHQSYGMEEMAALYLAADVMLVTALRDGMNLVAKEYVAARSDDRGALVLSEFTGAADELRGALLVNPHDIDGLKDAITYGARIDGREARKRMRRLRRRVLGHDVSAWSAEFLAALRADAATVLGGGSLQSAQYPRTGGEQLPSPRSEGGVGARSDAAAGVESDDMAAVEAGQPAPPLDGDTAAADRRGRSDD from the coding sequence GTGCCTGCCGGCGCCCACGAGCTGGTGGTCGTCGCGAACCGCCTGCCCGTCGACATCTCCCTCGACGACGAGGGGAGGATGAGCTGGACCCGAGCACCGGGAGGCCTGGTCACGGCTCTGTCTCCGGTGATGCGGAGGTCGCGGGGCGCCTGGGTGGGCTGGGGCGGGTCGCCGGACCTCGAGGTGGACCCGTTCGACGCGGACGGCCTGCACCTGGTGCCGGTGCCGCTGACGGCCTGTGACGTCGAGGGGTTCTACGAGGGGTTCGCCAACGACACGCTGTGGCCGCTGTACCACGACGTGATCACCCCGCCGACCTACCACCGGCAGTGGTGGGACGCCTACCGGCGGGTGAACGACCGGTACGCGCGCGCAGCCGCCGAGCAGGTGGCGCACGGCGGCACCGTCTGGGTGCACGACTACCAGCTGCAGCTGGTGCCCGCCCGGCTGCGGGAGCTGCGGCCGGACGTGCGCATCGGGTTCTTCTGCCACATCCCCTTCCCGCCCCTGGAGCTGTTCGCGCAGCTGCCCTGGCGCCGGCAGGTGGTGGACGGCCTGCTCGGCGCGGACCTGCTGGGCTTCCAGCGGCCGGGCGACGCGGGCAACTTCGTCCGCGCGGTCCGACGGCTGACCGACCTGACGACGCACGGTCTGCTGATCACCGCTGGCGACCGCGAGGTGCGGGCCGGCTCGTTCCCCATCTCCATCGACTCGCACGCCTTCGACGAGCTGGCCCGCACGCCCGCCGTCGCGGCGCGCGCGCGGGAGATCCGCAGCGAGCTGGGCGACCCCGAGGTGGTGCTGCTGGGCGTCGACCGGCTCGACTACACCAAGGGCATCCGGCACCGGCTCAAGGCGTACGGCGAGCTGCTGGCCGACGGTCGGCTGTCCCCCGCGGAGACGACCCTGGTGCAGGTCGCCAGCCCCAGCCGGGAGAACGTCGGCGCCTACATGCAGCTGCGCGACGAGGTGGAGCTGCTGGTGGGCCGCATCAACGGCGACTTCGGCCAGGTGGGTCACACGCCGGTGCAGTACCTGCACCAGTCGTACGGCATGGAGGAGATGGCGGCGCTGTACCTGGCCGCCGACGTGATGCTGGTGACGGCCCTGCGGGACGGCATGAACCTCGTGGCCAAGGAGTACGTGGCAGCGCGGTCGGACGACCGTGGCGCGCTGGTGCTGTCCGAGTTCACCGGCGCGGCGGACGAGCTGCGCGGCGCCCTGCTGGTGAACCCGCACGACATCGACGGGCTCAAGGACGCCATCACGTACGGCGCGCGGATCGACGGGCGTGAGGCGCGCAAGCGGATGCGGCGGCTGCGGAGGCGGGTGCTGGGGCACGACGTGTCGGCGTGGTCGGCGGAGTTCCTCGCGGCGCTGCGGGCGGATGCCGCGACGGTGCTCGGCGGCGGCAGCCTCCAGTCGGCGCAGTACCCCCGGACGGGTGGCGAGCAGCTGCCGTCGCCGCGGTCCGAGGGCGGTGTCGGCGCCCGGTCGGACGCGGCGGCGGGCGTGGAGTCGGACGACATGGCGGCGGTCGAGGCGGGCCAGCCCGCGCCGCCGCTCGACGGTGATACCGCGGCGGCCGACCGGCGGGGGCGGTCCGATGACTGA
- the otsB gene encoding trehalose-phosphatase — MTDGTAGLTDRLTAVADDPSRRPLLVALDFDGTLAPLQDDPSRSAITADGVTVLERLAALPQVTLALVSGRSMADLHKLATVPAGTVLIGSHGAERARRTRFGLDRDVVRLTDEQADLLAALGARAAAVARGRDGVWVESKPTAVVVHSRLAPRDVAAVACDEALALGADTGVDVMKGKDVVELSVLHADKGAALTALRDELGAELVLYAGDDVTDERAFAALRPDDVTVKVGDGDTSAAYRVPGTEALVDVLGGFADELAG; from the coding sequence ATGACTGACGGGACGGCAGGGCTGACGGACCGCCTGACGGCGGTCGCGGACGACCCGTCGCGGCGGCCGCTGCTGGTCGCGCTGGACTTCGACGGCACCCTGGCCCCCCTCCAGGACGACCCGTCGAGGTCGGCGATCACCGCCGACGGTGTCACAGTGCTGGAGCGTCTCGCGGCGCTGCCGCAGGTGACGCTCGCGCTGGTGTCCGGCCGTTCGATGGCCGACCTGCACAAGCTCGCCACTGTCCCTGCGGGCACGGTGCTGATCGGCAGCCACGGCGCCGAGCGGGCGCGGCGCACCCGGTTCGGGCTGGACCGGGACGTGGTGCGCCTCACCGACGAGCAGGCCGACCTGCTGGCGGCGCTCGGCGCCCGGGCCGCCGCGGTGGCCCGCGGTCGGGACGGCGTGTGGGTGGAGAGCAAGCCGACCGCGGTGGTGGTGCACTCCCGGCTGGCTCCGCGGGACGTCGCGGCGGTGGCGTGCGACGAGGCGCTGGCCCTCGGCGCCGACACCGGTGTGGACGTGATGAAGGGCAAGGACGTGGTGGAGCTGTCGGTGCTGCACGCCGACAAGGGCGCCGCGCTGACCGCGCTCCGCGACGAGCTGGGCGCCGAGCTGGTGCTCTACGCCGGTGACGACGTGACGGACGAGCGGGCGTTCGCCGCCCTGCGGCCAGACGACGTGACGGTGAAGGTCGGTGACGGCGACACCTCGGCGGCGTACCGGGTGCCCGGCACCGAGGCGCTGGTCGACGTGCTGGGCGGCTTCGCGGACGAGCTCGCCGGCTGA
- a CDS encoding ATP-binding cassette domain-containing protein gives MPDLELDRLDKSYGELRALRELSLTAHAGEILGFVGSNGAGKTTAMRIVMGVLAADAGQVRWDGRPLDLAARRRIGYMPEERGLYPRMRVGEQLEYLARLHGLDQPAARAAAGEWMEILGVSARRDDEVQKLSLGNQQRVQLAAALLHTPDVLVLDEPFSGLDPVAVDVMSGVLRERSRAGVPVLFSSHQLDLVERLCDSVGIVKDGAMVAVGSIEQLRAYERPRWLVDGPPGGGAWVDGVPGVHVVQADGTWTVVELDSTAAGAEQPLLQAALAAGAVREFGPVRPSLVELYRDVVSVPTEVAA, from the coding sequence ATGCCCGATCTCGAGCTCGACCGTCTCGACAAGTCCTACGGGGAGCTACGTGCCCTGCGTGAGCTGAGCCTGACGGCACATGCCGGGGAGATCCTCGGCTTCGTCGGCTCGAACGGCGCCGGCAAGACCACCGCGATGCGCATCGTCATGGGGGTGCTCGCCGCGGACGCCGGGCAGGTGCGCTGGGACGGGCGGCCGCTCGACCTGGCTGCGCGCCGGCGGATCGGGTACATGCCGGAGGAGCGCGGCCTGTACCCGCGGATGCGCGTCGGCGAGCAGCTGGAGTACCTGGCGCGCCTGCACGGGCTGGACCAGCCCGCGGCGCGGGCGGCGGCCGGCGAGTGGATGGAGATCCTCGGCGTCAGCGCACGGCGGGACGACGAGGTGCAGAAGCTGTCGCTCGGCAACCAGCAGCGCGTGCAGCTGGCCGCGGCGCTGCTGCACACGCCGGACGTGCTGGTGCTCGACGAGCCGTTCTCCGGCCTGGACCCGGTGGCGGTCGACGTGATGAGCGGCGTGCTGCGGGAGCGCTCCCGGGCCGGGGTGCCGGTGCTGTTCTCCTCGCACCAGCTGGACCTGGTGGAGCGGCTGTGCGACAGCGTCGGGATCGTCAAGGACGGGGCGATGGTGGCCGTCGGCAGCATCGAGCAGCTGCGCGCGTACGAACGCCCGCGGTGGCTGGTGGACGGGCCGCCCGGTGGCGGCGCGTGGGTGGACGGCGTGCCTGGCGTGCACGTGGTGCAGGCGGACGGCACCTGGACGGTCGTCGAGCTGGACTCGACCGCGGCCGGTGCGGAGCAGCCGCTGCTGCAGGCGGCGCTGGCGGCCGGTGCCGTGCGGGAGTTCGGGCCCGTGCGGCCCTCGCTGGTGGAGCTGTACCGCGACGTGGTGAGCGTCCCGACGGAGGTGGCGGCATGA
- a CDS encoding ABC transporter permease, with product MSGTLTTPDRLGAGATIRLVAGREITTRLRSKSFRLITGLLLLLVVGGGVALHLATASPSTKQVALVPGTAALGPVLEAAGTASGQHLSAVPVADDAAARGKVQDGSAALALTGTPAQFTVVVKTRLDPSLTALLTEVRRQAALSAAITQLGGDPAAVAKQVAGATLDVQALQPTPERDAAQIIAGSLAGILLFIALQTGAQLVAQGVVEEKSSRVVELLLATIRPWQLMAGKVVGIGVIGLIQVVVLVAGAAGTATATGLVDPSKIGLGATAAWALVWFVVGFAGYAVVLAALAALVSRQEDVGSVTAPVVMLMVVPYMLGITLGVQDPTSPVIVWLSFIPFASPIVMPIRVAMGTAPTWEVLVSLAISTALIPVLVWGAGRIYSNAVVRMGARVRLRDALHSV from the coding sequence ATGAGCGGCACGCTGACGACCCCGGACCGACTGGGCGCCGGAGCCACCATCCGCCTGGTGGCCGGGCGGGAGATCACCACCCGGCTGCGGTCCAAGTCGTTCCGCCTGATCACCGGGCTGCTGCTGCTGCTCGTCGTCGGCGGCGGCGTGGCCCTGCACCTGGCGACCGCGTCCCCGTCCACCAAGCAGGTGGCCCTGGTGCCGGGCACCGCGGCCCTCGGCCCGGTGCTCGAGGCGGCGGGCACCGCCAGCGGGCAGCACCTGAGCGCGGTGCCCGTGGCGGACGACGCGGCCGCACGGGGGAAGGTGCAGGACGGCTCCGCGGCGCTCGCGCTGACCGGGACGCCCGCGCAGTTCACCGTGGTGGTCAAGACGCGCCTGGACCCGTCGCTGACGGCGCTGCTGACGGAGGTGCGCCGGCAGGCCGCGCTGAGCGCGGCGATCACGCAGCTCGGCGGCGACCCGGCCGCGGTGGCGAAGCAGGTGGCGGGAGCCACGCTCGACGTGCAGGCCCTGCAGCCGACACCGGAACGGGACGCCGCGCAGATCATCGCCGGGTCCCTCGCCGGGATCCTGCTGTTCATCGCGCTGCAGACGGGCGCCCAGCTGGTGGCGCAGGGCGTGGTGGAGGAGAAGTCGAGCCGCGTCGTCGAGCTGCTGCTCGCCACGATCCGGCCGTGGCAGCTGATGGCCGGCAAGGTGGTCGGCATCGGCGTGATCGGGCTGATCCAGGTGGTCGTCCTGGTCGCCGGTGCGGCCGGCACGGCGACCGCGACCGGGCTGGTCGACCCCAGCAAGATCGGCCTCGGCGCCACCGCGGCGTGGGCGCTGGTGTGGTTCGTCGTCGGGTTCGCCGGGTACGCGGTGGTGCTCGCCGCGCTGGCCGCGCTGGTGTCCCGGCAGGAGGACGTCGGCTCGGTGACGGCGCCCGTGGTGATGCTGATGGTGGTGCCCTACATGCTGGGCATCACGCTCGGCGTGCAGGACCCGACGAGCCCGGTCATCGTCTGGCTGAGCTTCATCCCGTTCGCCTCGCCGATCGTCATGCCGATCCGGGTCGCCATGGGCACCGCACCGACCTGGGAGGTGCTGGTGTCGCTGGCGATCTCGACGGCCCTGATCCCCGTGCTGGTGTGGGGTGCCGGGCGCATCTACTCCAACGCGGTGGTCCGGATGGGCGCCCGCGTCCGGCTGCGGGACGCGCTGCACTCCGTCTGA
- a CDS encoding response regulator, which translates to MIRVLVADDSRVMRQIVIRTLRQAGYDWEVREAADGAQALEEIRADEPDVVLSDWNMPEMTGIELLRRLRQEGFGTPFGFVTSEGSPDMREKAEAAGALFLIAKPFTPESFREVIDPVLA; encoded by the coding sequence ATGATCAGGGTGCTGGTGGCCGACGACAGCCGCGTGATGCGACAGATCGTCATCCGCACGCTGCGCCAGGCCGGTTACGACTGGGAGGTCCGCGAGGCGGCGGACGGTGCGCAGGCGCTGGAGGAGATCCGTGCGGACGAGCCCGACGTGGTGCTGTCCGACTGGAACATGCCCGAGATGACGGGGATCGAGCTGCTCCGGCGGCTGCGGCAGGAGGGGTTCGGCACGCCGTTCGGGTTCGTCACGTCGGAGGGCTCGCCGGACATGCGCGAGAAGGCCGAGGCGGCCGGCGCGCTGTTCCTCATCGCCAAGCCGTTCACCCCGGAGTCGTTCCGCGAGGTCATCGACCCGGTGCTGGCATGA